AGGCCCACACGCCATCGAAGCCGGCTTCTTCAACCAGCTTGGCGGAAATAGCGCTGTGTGCGCCTGTGATGATGATTGGGCCGGGCTCGGCCAGGCGCTTGCGCAGGGAAGGGGTCGGCATTTGCTTTGTTCGCCTCCGAAATTGATGCAGCCGCCCGTCGGGGCGGCCATCGCAAGGCCCCTTTATAAATGAAGGGACTCCAATACCCAAGCGGCGCGGCCGAAGGGGTGGCTAGTGCAGGTCGCCCCAGAAAGACTGGATCAGGCTGAGGGCGACGAGCGGCGCCGTCCGGGCCCGAAGAATGCGCGGCCCAAGAGATGCGCGGACAAAGCCCGCCGATTCGAGCCGCCCTACCTCGGCGGGGCTCAACCCCCCCTCGGGCCCGATGACCAGCCGGGCGGCCCCTGAGGGCGTTTGATTCTGTAGAACAGCGGGAAAAGAGCGACCGGCGGCGGCGTCCTCTTCCCAGAAGACGAAGCCCGCGCAGCCAGGCTCCAGCCCAAGCTCGGGTAGCGGGGTGGGGCCCAGGATCTCCGGGGCGCGGGCGCGCCCGGCGACTTCGGCCCCTGAAACGGCAATGCGCGCAAGGCGCTCCATCTTGTTGGGGGAGAGCTCGCGAACGGGGCTGCGCTCACAGATGAGCAGGTGTACCGAAGTCGCGCCCAGCTCCGCTGCGGCGGAAACGGCGGCCTCGAGCGCGTCCATCTTCGAGAGCCCGATGCACAGCTCGATGGCCACGGGTCCGGTGCCGACAAGGGCGACGCGCTCGCCAAGCAGGGCGCGGCCTTTTTTCTCCGGATCGAGCCGCGCGCGCCAGGCCGCACCCTCGGCGCCGAAGACGAGAATGAACTCCTCGCCGGGCGCAATGCGCGCGGCCTTCACGTGGCGCTGCAACGCGGGGGAAAGCGTCGCGGCATTGCCCTCACGCGCGCAGGACTCATCTGCGAAGAATCGAAACATGGCCCTCTATATAGAACGGATCTCGACAATTTCTTCCACGACAATTGTCATTCTGAGGGGAGCTTGCGACCCGAAGAATTGCGTGCAGGCAGGCACCGGCCGATTCTTCGCTGCGCTCAGAATGACAGGTTTCTTAGGCAGAGGCCGACGTAGAGAGCTTCTCAGAATGCGTCTCAAATTGGGAATCTTCTCACTCTGAGACACTTCCCCCGGGCATGGAGCCTTCTCATTGTGAGAATCGCAAGAAAACCGACCACCCCATAAAATAAAATTGTTAATAATTTCAATGAGTTACGATTTGTGCCGGAGTTTGGCACAACCCGTGGATTAGTCCGTGGTGTTCGTCACGCACGAACGATTGAAAAGGTGAGATTCGAAAGAGTGAGGGCAAAGAAGATGAACCGCAAATTTCTCGGACTGACGGCAGGAGCGACTCTGATGATGGGACTTGGTGTTCACGGTTTGGCGAAGGCAGTGAGCCTGCGCCCCGAACTCCCGGCCCTTGAGGGCGACTGGACCGCGCAGGTTCTTGAAGCCGGCGCTGATGGCCTTATCGAGGAGACGCGGACCTTCGAGATCTCGTTCAACGACGACAACGAATTTGCTTCCCGCAGTGCCGCCGGCACCCAGGGGGAAGGAACGTATGAACTTCGGGGCAGCAAGATGCTCCGTCTCAAGAGCGCGCAGGGTGAAGAGGTCTACTCCGTCATGCCGCTCAACGACAATGTGCTTTCGATTTATCGCGAGGGGAGCCAGAAGGCGATTTATCTGGTTCGGAACTAACAATTAACGTGGGACAGAAGGAAAGTTTCTTCCCTCGCGATAACCTCAAGGGACCGGCTTCGGCCGGAACACCGAAGCCGGTCCCTTCATTTTCAAAGACACCATCGGCCCCGGAAAACTTGTAGGTGAGAATTCCCGGGCTGGTAAAAGTTGCAAGTGAGGGCTTTATGTTTGAGATCGTTGGTTACAAATCAGGTCAGTACTCCATGGGCAGCATGCGCATTCGTCGCACCGGATTTTTCCGCAGCATTCGTCGCGCAGGCTTCTTCTCGAGCTGAACAACAACAACAGTGATCGGCCTGAAAAACGGCCGGCGATCATCACACAGTCTCAAGGCCCGCATCCTCACGGTTGCGGGCCTTGGCCTTTTTGGGGTGAGAAGTAGGTCCTCCGCTCAGCCCCTCTCCCTTTCAGGGAGAGGGGAATCGGTTGGCTTGGCCGCCTCGGCGGCCTAATCTGGGTCCCCGAAGCCCCGGAATGTTCCACGTGGAACACCCGGCAAGAAAGGGCCCGAAATGCTCGCCAAACGCATCATTCCCTGCCTGGACGTCAAGGGCGGTCGCGTGGTCAAGGGGGTCAACTTCGTCGATCTCCGCGACGCCGGAGACCCGGTCGAGGTGGCCAAGGCCTATGACGAGCAGGGCGCCGACGAGGTCTGCTTCCTGGACATCACCGCCTCGAGCGACGAGCGCGACATCATCCTGGATGTGGTGGCCCGCACGGCCGAGACCATTTTCCTGCCGCTGACCGTCGGCGGCGGGGTCCGCACGGTCGAGGACGTCCGCCGGCTCCTGAACGCCGGTGCCGACAAGGTCTCCATCAATACTGCGGCGGTGGAGACTCCCGAGCTCGTGCGCGAGGCCTCGGACGCCTTTGGCTCCCAGGCGATCGTCGTTGCCATCGATGCCAAGGCCAAAGACCCTGAAGATCCCGGCAAGGGCTGGGAGGTC
This Chrysiogenia bacterium DNA region includes the following protein-coding sequences:
- a CDS encoding 16S rRNA (uracil(1498)-N(3))-methyltransferase; the protein is MFRFFADESCAREGNAATLSPALQRHVKAARIAPGEEFILVFGAEGAAWRARLDPEKKGRALLGERVALVGTGPVAIELCIGLSKMDALEAAVSAAAELGATSVHLLICERSPVRELSPNKMERLARIAVSGAEVAGRARAPEILGPTPLPELGLEPGCAGFVFWEEDAAAGRSFPAVLQNQTPSGAARLVIGPEGGLSPAEVGRLESAGFVRASLGPRILRARTAPLVALSLIQSFWGDLH
- the hisF gene encoding imidazole glycerol phosphate synthase subunit HisF, whose product is MLAKRIIPCLDVKGGRVVKGVNFVDLRDAGDPVEVAKAYDEQGADEVCFLDITASSDERDIILDVVARTAETIFLPLTVGGGVRTVEDVRRLLNAGADKVSINTAAVETPELVREASDAFGSQAIVVAIDAKAKDPEDPGKGWEVYTHGGRKPRGLDVVEWARKMEELGAGEILLTSMDRDGTKEGFDLGLTRAVSDAVEIPVIASGGVGGLSHIYDGLTEGGADAALAASIFHYREHTIAEVRDYLRERGVPVRPA